A window of the Candidatus Neomarinimicrobiota bacterium genome harbors these coding sequences:
- a CDS encoding nucleotidyltransferase domain-containing protein: MNILAEILSSKVRAEFFRLLFGIRDYEYHLREIERQSGFTIGTVRQEAEKLLRNALVIKRIDGNRTYYSANKEHPLYPEIHSLTLKTVGLRDILLAKLQSADIRFAFVFGSIASGSTRADSDIDLFVIGNTSLRELSGLLGDASDLLGREINIQVMKFQDYSQKLAANEHFITSVMSSPKLMIIGAEGELTNLV; this comes from the coding sequence ATGAATATACTTGCCGAAATACTCTCATCAAAAGTCCGAGCTGAATTCTTTAGGCTCCTGTTTGGAATACGTGATTATGAATACCATCTACGCGAAATCGAGCGACAATCTGGGTTCACAATAGGAACTGTCAGACAGGAAGCTGAAAAGCTTTTAAGAAATGCTCTCGTAATCAAACGTATCGATGGCAATCGAACCTATTACTCAGCAAACAAGGAACACCCCCTCTACCCTGAGATCCACTCGCTCACCCTGAAAACTGTCGGACTCCGAGACATCCTTCTGGCTAAACTGCAGTCTGCTGATATTAGATTCGCGTTTGTTTTTGGCTCTATAGCCAGTGGATCAACTCGTGCAGATAGCGATATTGATCTTTTTGTAATTGGAAATACCAGTTTGAGAGAACTTAGTGGCCTGCTGGGAGATGCGTCCGACTTATTAGGCAGAGAGATCAATATTCAGGTAATGAAATTTCAAGATTATTCTCAGAAATTGGCTGCAAATGAGCATTTTATAACATCCGTAATGTCATCACCAAAACTTATGATCATAGGAGCTGAAGGTGAGCTTACAAACCTGGTATGA